The following are encoded in a window of Myxocyprinus asiaticus isolate MX2 ecotype Aquarium Trade chromosome 17, UBuf_Myxa_2, whole genome shotgun sequence genomic DNA:
- the LOC127454890 gene encoding GSK3-beta interaction protein-like isoform X2 — protein MGMEVDCKPEDLSTCLYDEHCVEQGEVKDMRLEAEAVVNDVLFAVTDMHVSHNLTSGVDVAYINVEIREGNRYCLELTEAGLRVVGHAFGQVEEGLSTQYHETVYSLLDSLSPGYREAFGNALLQRLERLKQNGQ, from the exons GGGATGGAGGTGGACTGTAAACCAGAGGACCTGTCTACATGTTTGTATGATGAGCACTGTGTGGAGCAGGGAGAGGTTAAAGATATGAGGCTGGAGGCTGAGGCGGTGGTCAATGATGTGCTCTTCGCAGTCACAGACATGCACGTCTCTCATAATCTTACCAGTGGAGTGGATGTGGCATATATAAACGTGGAAATCAGAGAGGGAAACCGGTACTGCTTAGAGCTCACAGAGGCAGGTTTAAGG GTGGTTGGACATGCCTTTGGTCAGGTTGAGGAGGGTTTGAGCACCCAGTATCATGAGACTGTTTACTCACTGCTGGATTCTCTGAGTCCGGGATACAGAGAAGCGTTCGGAAATGCTCTGCTACAGAGACTGGAGAGGCTCAAACAAAATGGACAGTGA
- the LOC127454890 gene encoding GSK3-beta interaction protein-like isoform X1, which produces MSRKCSIELSPEEGMEVDCKPEDLSTCLYDEHCVEQGEVKDMRLEAEAVVNDVLFAVTDMHVSHNLTSGVDVAYINVEIREGNRYCLELTEAGLRVVGHAFGQVEEGLSTQYHETVYSLLDSLSPGYREAFGNALLQRLERLKQNGQ; this is translated from the exons GGGATGGAGGTGGACTGTAAACCAGAGGACCTGTCTACATGTTTGTATGATGAGCACTGTGTGGAGCAGGGAGAGGTTAAAGATATGAGGCTGGAGGCTGAGGCGGTGGTCAATGATGTGCTCTTCGCAGTCACAGACATGCACGTCTCTCATAATCTTACCAGTGGAGTGGATGTGGCATATATAAACGTGGAAATCAGAGAGGGAAACCGGTACTGCTTAGAGCTCACAGAGGCAGGTTTAAGG GTGGTTGGACATGCCTTTGGTCAGGTTGAGGAGGGTTTGAGCACCCAGTATCATGAGACTGTTTACTCACTGCTGGATTCTCTGAGTCCGGGATACAGAGAAGCGTTCGGAAATGCTCTGCTACAGAGACTGGAGAGGCTCAAACAAAATGGACAGTGA